Genomic segment of Drosophila ananassae strain 14024-0371.13 chromosome 2L, ASM1763931v2, whole genome shotgun sequence:
AGTTTGGCGATCTCTTGCTGCTATTTTCCACTGCTCTACGGCCTTATTTCATCTTTAAATATTCACGGGCACACCCGGCGACGCGTGATTGCACTTTAGGTCTATGGGCGACGGGTCCAGAGCACATTATCTCGGGTTTTGGCGttaatgttttcttttttcatcTGCGTCGCGTCCAGTTGGATTCGTGGTAAGAGTTGCCAGACCCCTGAGCTGTGCTCCAGTGCTGGGAATCGCTGTATTCCATCTTTCCTCGGTGCTGAAAAACgttattttaaatttcaagtaacgaatatttaaattgaaaagaaaagcACATATCATATTTTTACCAGCATATAATAACCACAAAAccaaatcaaataataatatgTCCTTAATTTATCATATCTACAGATTATTTTCGTAAATCCTTATTTctacatattaaatattaaaaactgtTGCAGCCGATTCCATTTATAGGAGTTAAcagtttttaagttaaaatttaaaatgttgtTCATCTTCTTAgataaacaattgaaaaataaaatattcttcAGTGCGCTTCTTAAACAAAAATGTTATAGACCAtcttaaaaatcaaaacactTTACACCGGAAACGGAAACACTATATGTATGATTTATGTCCTAAATGGAGTAATTAAGGAAAAAACACTCCTGCCTTTCTCGACTGGTCTAAATTATTCCAAATTTAATCAGTGATAAGGAGGTAATTAAGCGTAGGTTATATGGAAACCACTGCCAACCACAACTCAGTGCGATGAGGTCAGTTATAAGGAAAATACGTCGGTTGCTCTTCGCCTGGCAGCGGCTAGTCCCCGCCAGATTCCGGTGGTACAAAGTTCACAGCCAGTTGGTGCTAATATGTCTAACTGGgatcatatttttaaatacgcTGTTTGGAGTATACCTAGGTCGTTTTGATTTTCGACGAAGGAAGTTCGTGTTCTCGAAACTAGTTACAGCCTACTCTTTTGTAATGGCCACGATCTTCGTGGCGTATTATATTTGGCACGTATACGAGGAGATGTCAACCGGACAGCTCAGCAGGAGTCATACCATAGAGATATATTGCTATATGAACGTATGCGTGTGTCTAATTAACTATGTGACTCAGTGGGAGAAAACTAGCCAGATTATTGGTTTTCAAAACAGCGTTCCTCTATTTGAAATCCTCAACTCCATGGACGTTTCGTTGAAGGTGGTCACCAAGTCATTCACATACAGCATAATTAAGACTATTGCCTGTCCACTGATAGAGTACGTAGCTCTAAGCCTCTATCAGAGAAGGGCCCACCCGGAACTCAATTGGACAAGCTTTGCAACTGCAAGGACGATGCTACCCGTGCTGGTGGCTAATCAGATAAACAATTGCTTCTTCGGTGGCCTGGTAATTGCGGATCTGGTTGTACATGCCATTAACCGAAAGCTAGAAGACCTTGTCAAGGAAGCAAATATGCTGCAGACACCCGTGCAAATGGGTTTGCATAAACCATATTACAGGATGCGACGCTTTTGTGAACTGGCGGACGGATTGGATGAGATGGTCGAAAAATACTACTATTGCGCCATTCTTTCCAAAGGATATCTACGCTTTACGGACTGGTCAATGGTTCTTTCCATGCTGATGAACCTGATTGGAATCACACTGGGCTTTTACAATCAGTATATGGCTATTGCCGACCATTACATTAATGAGGAGCCCTTTGATTTTTATCTGTCCATAGTCCTTCTGGTCTTTTTGTCAGTCCCCTTCATGGAACTAGTAATGGTGGCGCGTATCAGCAATCAAACGTTACGAGAggtaattataaaaaattaatttttttggtcCTTAAACTATCATTTattgaatgtttttttttcagactCGAAAAACCGGCGACCTCTTACAACA
This window contains:
- the LOC6505616 gene encoding putative gustatory receptor 97a yields the protein MRSVIRKIRRLLFAWQRLVPARFRWYKVHSQLVLICLTGIIFLNTLFGVYLGRFDFRRRKFVFSKLVTAYSFVMATIFVAYYIWHVYEEMSTGQLSRSHTIEIYCYMNVCVCLINYVTQWEKTSQIIGFQNSVPLFEILNSMDVSLKVVTKSFTYSIIKTIACPLIEYVALSLYQRRAHPELNWTSFATARTMLPVLVANQINNCFFGGLVIADLVVHAINRKLEDLVKEANMLQTPVQMGLHKPYYRMRRFCELADGLDEMVEKYYYCAILSKGYLRFTDWSMVLSMLMNLIGITLGFYNQYMAIADHYINEEPFDFYLSIVLLVFLSVPFMELVMVARISNQTLRETRKTGDLLQQIDLQNADVRFKQVVHSFWLHVSTINYKLVPLGLLELNTNLVNSVFSSVTGFLLILIQSDLTLRFSLK